In Diabrotica undecimpunctata isolate CICGRU chromosome 9, icDiaUnde3, whole genome shotgun sequence, the DNA window CTAACAACTTCTTCCTTTCTATTAACACTCAAAAGGTTCATCTCCCGACGTGGTAACCCAACCGTCATTTACAGTGACAATGCCACATGTTTTTCTGGTGCAAGAAACCAACTCTACGACTTatacaaattctttaaaaataagtCAAATTCTCAAACCATTGTGGAATATCTATCTGAAAATCAAATCTCATGGAAGTTTATTCCCCCTAGATCTCCTCATTGGGCTGGGATCTGGGTAGCTTCAGTAAAAAGCGCTAAATATCATATGCGTAGACtaataggctcttcttctttcaCTTTCGAACAGTTTTATACTGTCATGGTTCAAATTGAAGCTGTGATGAATTCAAGGTCTATCTGTGCCATGTCCAGCGACCCTTCCGATTACACTTTTCTCAGTCCTGGGCACTTTATAATAGGCTCCAGACTGACTGCGCATCCTGAGCAAAACTTAGAAAAAATTCCGGAAAATAAACTATCCGTGTTTCAACAAATTGCAAAAGTACAACAAAGTTTCTGGAAAAAGTGGTCTGTTGACTACTTAAACCGCTTACAAACCTCTCCAAAATGGTCCCGACCAAGAGATAACATACAAGTCAATGACTTAGTTCTTCTGAGAGAGGACGATGTAGTCGATAGTTGATACAATGCCCGGTCAAGATGGCAAAGTCAGAGTGGTCAAGTTAAAGACCATCAATGGTCAATTTACAAGGGCAATCTCTAAAATTTCGGTTCTCCCTAGGCAAGATAAAGAAGAGTAGGTTAGACCACAAGGCTCTAACGCCGGGGGGAATGTTGGAGAACAATAATCTCCAaccaaataattctatttcaaaacaaaataa includes these proteins:
- the LOC140450559 gene encoding uncharacterized protein, which translates into the protein MGNLPEDRLSITTRPFQKIGVDYGGPFLLKSSSLRKAPKVKAYIAIFVCMVIKAVHIEVVSDLTTSSFLLTLKRFISRRGNPTVIYSDNATCFSGARNQLYDLYKFFKNKSNSQTIVEYLSENQISWKFIPPRSPHWAGIWVASVKSAKYHMRRLIGSSSFTFEQFYTVMVQIEAVMNSRSICAMSSDPSDYTFLSPGHFIIGSRLTAHPEQNLEKIPENKLSVFQQIAKVQQSFWKKWSVDYLNRLQTSPKWSRPRDNIQVNDLVLLREDDVVDS